Genomic DNA from Cloeon dipterum chromosome 3, ieCloDipt1.1, whole genome shotgun sequence:
TTCCGGCTCGTCCCTAAACGCTGGCTGAGAACAAAAACTTTAACGCCTGCGAATGAATTGGACTGCTGAAAAATTGCCAGGGATTTGATGGATTTGACGAGTAAATATCATAAACACGCAAAACGCTCTGCCTGATGAACTAGGTAGATTCTACAATCTTTTGATTTCAAggctttcttttaatgtgattatttttttttccgcttatacttattttaatatcatacaaaaataacggtttaattattattactgttAAAAATAGGCAAACGTAATAAGCCGGCGTGTAGTCCCCAGCACAACAGAATCGATTTGTATTCTAGACTTTAcgatttaacatttattttaatgatggGTCAAAGTGAGATATTCGTATTTGAATGCAAGCTTTGAGTTGCAGCGTTTCATTAGATCAAAAATATGAGCAATTTTTCGCCAAACGTTTCAGACCTCCTTCGATTTGTGtgaattttttctgaattcttaattattttaaggcagATTCCAATGAAGGGAGAGAATCTCAGGagcatttcataatttttcaataattaaatttaaatgcagcttcctggGTGTGTTtgtgagctgtttatttttccgttgcAGTCACCGACAGAGCGCAAAGAGCTATTCAAGGGAACCACTACACTGTATTCAtacagaaatttcctgctctaCTAGTTAttccttttcaattattataatatattcacgaaaaatcatttaattttacaaatattcaaGAATTAcggttgaaataattttctgcgaAAAAAACCAATTTCCCTGGCCAAGTGAAGTAAACATAAAGAGATCGAATTAATTCACTCggagaaaattcattttgaatatttaaaaggcAGCTGCGGTTCACATGGCGAAACTACACATTAAGTGTTTGCTTTTTGAAATGGTGGCACAACAAGCAGGCCGATAATGAGCGGCGGCACAAATGAAATTGTGCGCGCAGGTTGTTGGCCAACATCATCATCAGTGCCTAGttcgttttgaaaaattatcttgcCCGCTCGTCGCGGCGGCCGACATCGTGTGCCGGGTGTGCTGGCTGCATAATGCACAGTCATGGGTGTTTTGAAAATGCCTGCCGCTGTCAGTCAGCCAGGCTGTATTGACAGCTCTTTTTCTCGCAATAACTGATTCCCACTATCGATAACTGTCCGCGCTCATAATTTTCAGCCTCCTTTATCGCATCTcgcactcacaatcagcggcTGACAACAATGCAAACGCGACACGCCACTTTTCCCCTGATGCGTCTTCTTCTTGtattatataaaaagaaaaagcaccATGCCAGacatgagaaaattttaaccaatgtCCTAAGCAGAGTTGAACGACTTGGAATGAGAAAtgatgtttaatattttggaaaaaatgcccGTTGGTTTATTGCAGGTGGTGCTTACTTAGTTATATTTTCAAGAGACAGTTCAGAATTATTGCATTGATGGTTCTCGGTCGCACACACGCCAGCTTGcttggaaattatttcttaacgCCTTTATCCTCCAATGAGTAGCTGCGGTAAATTATTGGCACTATCATTGTACTCGCCGCACCTGCCAATGCTGTTGGGCGCTCCAATGACAGTGTAAGACTCAACGATGATGTTTTTAGCAGTTAGGGTTGTGCACCTTGCTGCCGAAAATACTTGCTGAACAATACATTCAATGGAATAACTTTACCAACAGCAGGGAAGCTTTGGCATCCTCAATAAAAGTGAATTTCAAAGGTGCAATTGGCAGAGCGGATATCCGGTTAAAACGTGCAATGTATCATTTTACTGTGATTCAAATACATGAATAAAATTCGATAGGACATTATTAGAATTGCCTGAATTAGACCCAATAACTCTTTTTACGTATATTGTGGCATCATCTAAAACGTGGgtcgaaaattaaatagatgCCATGAGTATACAACTGGTCAGACATTGCCGTTTCACCGGTTGCATACCCTTTGATATTTACATGTCGCAACGATGAGAAAACTTAGCGCTGATTATTTCTCATTGTTAATTTCGTAATTGCcacgaatttttaaactttcgaacttaaaattcaacaagatttttttcaattttgaattctggaattaatttgagttaaactagtaattgataattttaattttcaatttaaagtagatgcaaattttagaaactGTCTGAGTGTACATGTTGTGCAAAAAGAAggtaatcattttaaaaattaaatgttttcaattgaaataaagtacttttttaaaatttgcaacacattttaatgattatttaatgtaattcTTGTATAATGGTCCAGACATTAAATCTTTTGATAGttaaatgttcaaaatataaataaataaataaataatattgcaacAATAAGGAAATGTTAAAACGATGcgctataaatattaaaaaattattgatccaAAAAAGCTAACAATTTAAGTAGAAAAAAACAGATAATGATACCGCACAAAAATCTCCCTGGCAGACTAACCTGGTTTTGCGTTAAATGCAAGCGTGAATTCGAAGATGCAGATAATGTCAGAATTGGACGTAAAATGCGTGTTTTCTGTAAAACTACACGCATTTTCCACATCATAAAACCTTGGTATCTACAATCACACTCTGCATTCCTTTGCGGTCGCAGTCGTAAAACGAAATTAGGCGATATGCACTCGGAACAAAAGGAGAAtgctaaataaaaagagcGCCTCGCTTTCCTTGTCGTATCTCTTGTAGCTAATCAAAAGGTGTTTTGCGTTGTTAACTCATTTGCTGGTCATCTTGAAGCAAATGCCTTAGATGGCAGCTCGAAAATGCCTTTTATTAATTCGAGTGATAAGGAGGCAGGGTGAAGGTGGAGCCAGGGCCCATTAAGGTCTTATCGCTGACACGGATCGCACAATGGCACGGTGTCAAGaccatttttttgtcaatgcCCATTTACACTTCTCATTTGAGACTCGACAGGTGCGTTTTTATTACATACACAAAGGATAGGGTTTTCTTAATGAGGGTTCCGTTGTAAGCGGTGAGATTCAggttgattgaaaaatatatggtTGTTTTTAAGTATATAAAGTAATAACAAAAGTAGAGCTTGTAGtggaaaatattcattgcttCATAAATTAGTGAATTGATGCAATAGGACATAGAGGATGccgctttttaattactttagtaaaaaaatataatcattttcTATGTTAATCCCGATGTGTATGTAccacaatataattttttcttaagctCTCGTTTCGTTTCAAATCAAAGTTGTCAATcagaaatatcaattttgttctTAACGCATGCCATAAACTACTCCAAAATATACCATGTGAAAGGAAAGAAGTAACAATCTCAACCCCTGCAGGCACACTTTTTTAAGGAAGGTCTTCTGCAGACATTTACACTAACAAACTCGCAACCAGCAATTAATACCTTCAGTTCTTGATTCCGCTTAAAAGCGCTTAGGGATGGGTGACCGATATCCTTGGAAAGGTGGCTTACTGGTCATGATTTCCTCATCAAAACTATAGTACTGGTTATTATGTGTAAGAAACTTCTTCATGGCCAtcttatataatttattttgaactgtccttttcaaatttttgtagtgattcataaacaattaaaatacagtaacaataaaattcaggTAATCACAGCTTTGATATCCagaataaaatgtgttttcagtgagatttttaaaataacacaacAAGACAGTCTTATGTCATTATTTGTCTATCCATAAAATAAGCATCTTGAATAAGCACAGCACTGAGATTcacatttagaatttttttaagaacaaGTTGATTTGTGGTTTGGCACGCTGCAATCacattgcaaatattttaagtgtttattcttaataaaaattattaccttgCGTTTTGGAAGTTTGTCCAGGTTGAAAACAGAAACAATTGAGTTGCGTCCATGGGCACACTGGAAGGGCAACTGACACAACGAAAGCTCCTTTACCAGGTCTGCACATGCGTTTCGGGACAGACATGTATTGAATTTGGTGGCAcctgcaaattaaaagaatttattgtgatttaagtatttttcaatgaaaggTTTGCAAACCTGAGCAAGCTTCACTGTTAAGCACGTCTCTAATTTCCTGTGGAATTGATATGCAGGCACCACGGGTTTCGATCAGAGATTGAGCTAGCTCTTGGACTAATCTCTCAACAGCATCAACTAGATTCCATCCAGGAAACGTCTGCACAATGACAATATTAATAAGATCATTCATAAATTTAGTAAATGTTAACCTGTCGCTCTTGCTTTTTGGAGAAGCATAGTGGAACGGAGAAGATCCGGATTTCAGTTTCGCTCATTGCTTCGCATTCTAAACCATATTTGGCAAAAGAGCACTGGAATTCTTGGACAGCAAGAGTTTCCCTTTTGCCAAGGGCTAAGTTTAGAGGTGGATGCAAAGGACTTGTTAGGAAAAAGCCATCACTTTGGTAATCTgtgaattacaattttgaaattgacaaaTCACAACTTATGAACTGATTTAACCTTTGGTGAGCATTTCCAGCCGAACTCTCTCATGTGCAGCATGTTGATCAATCAGTACAACCATATTTTGAACgttatctttatttttgtcaatcaAAGCAACCAGAAACTTTCTGTCAAACTGGCCGAATATCTAGATGTAACATTTTCAACAGATCACAATTAAAAggacagtttaaaataaaaaaaaacactattatgaaaaattaataaataaaaacagactTAAGTGACAATGCATAAGTGGTTGTGTTTTATAtgcttaaatttcaattcaaatgaCTTGAACTATAATATTGAGCAAGGTACCTTGCTTGACTGCAATGAGCCAGGCTGGAAACCATACTGGTCAATCGAGCGCCTCAATTTCGCAAAGTTTTCATCGTTGAACAGATCATTAGGTTCCAATTCTGGCATTGGCCGTGCTCCTGCATCAAATATGTGTGTCTGAATGAGACTGTCCAACCCTAGTGATACATTGAGAAAATATAGTTGTTAATCAGGTTTAAACAGCGTTAGAACATACTGTTTTTCTCCTCACTCCATTCCTCTCTACTATTCCATTTGGAGACCACAGCAGCTTCATCAGCTTCACAAAGGCTTTCACCCACGCGACTCAAAAGTCGCTGCTGATTTTCTGGGTCAAGGGTCAGATCACATTGAGGAGCAACATTTAATATGGGCAACAATTCAAGAGGAATAAATGGATGTCGTTCTTTGATAACGAATCGCTCGTCCTCCTTGGAGGAACCTTGAATGATGCAGCCATTGCTGTTCACAAAGACAGGATGTACAATTTTGCCTTCAAATGTATCCATTTCTAGATCAACTCTCTGCTTCTTTGGTACAGCGTTGGGAACTGGCGACTCTTTTTTGCGTTTCGTGCTGCTTTGAACGATGTCGTCTACAAAGAAAGATTTGCGAGCGTCCTCTGGATCTGCAAACAGGGCCAATGCATTGACACTCTCAAGTGGAGCATCCAGAATAGTCAAATCTTCGGCATTAATCTCCATGCCTACTGGATCTGTGTTCTCTCTGGAATTGATTGAGTAGCGCGGTGGTGGGTATTGAGGAGTGGGAAACGGTTCCATGTCTTCTTCGGCCTCTTCAAATGGCTGTGGATAGCCTTCCATAGTCGGAGTTGGGTATCTGTAGCCCACATCTACAACTCTTTTGGAACTGAAGGTTTCTTTCAGGTAGGCTTCACTGGTTGGAGATAAGTGctttaatatttgcaattggTCCTCCTCTTCAGTGGCCCATTCCGTAGAAACCTGACTTGCAACTTTGACATGTGGTCGAGGGTGTTCTTCCACTGAATAACTGTGATTTATCATTCCAGACCTGTAAATAATACGACTAATATATTAGtgagttcaaattttcaggcAAAACTCTCGAAAGTGTAATTCAACTAccgcgaaaaataattttataccctgaaattaaaaatttcaaatggctCAGCTCTGTGTGGATTTAGAATGGTTAGCAATTAGTGAAAtttggagtaaaatttaaataaggtATATAAGTAATTCAAAGCTGTTTCAGCCCCGTAGGTCTCATCAGCAGGACTTTACCCCCAAACTAAAAttcataacaaaaaattagctgcatagaattctgaatcatcgatcgttgaaaatttccaactgTTATCATTGCTGATTTTGAGCAACAATCAGAGGAAACCAGTGACGAAATCTTATCAGCCTCGTCGCTTGCCCTACATGCGATTTAATCCTCCCTCaccaaaaaattcacaaactcAAAATACTATCCTTTGTAATAAATTAGCTATTTCAAAGAATGAAATTCTGCTTGCTATGCGAAACTAATGTTATATTTTCAAGATTAGACTGCAGGCTTAAGTGTTTTAGGGCCGCATGTTTacctaaaatttgattaacaaAATGATAGCAACCTTTCGTGTTCGTGGCAGTCAGGAAAATCCGATGGACTTAATTCCCAATCAAGGATTTTAGATTGTGCTTGGTAGTAGGCTTCATCCTCATCTGTGTCATCAACTACACCAAAAGCTACTGCATCAGGTCCTTCCGAGATGACTGGTACAAATGTAAAGTCATTGTTTGGCCTGTGAAGTTGTTCAACTTCAACATCCAAACTCTTCAGTTGCTGAGTCAAACCAGTGTTTTGCGTCTTCTTTGCTTCCACTAGAGGAACTTCCTCGAGTTTTGCCAGCAACAGTTTGAGAGACTGTTCAACCATATCAGTGAATTTGTTGGAAATATATTCGATTTCTCTGTCATTAAACCAGTTTTCCGTGCTACCAAAAACCTGCGACTGACcttgccaaaataatttaaatttacttggTCTCTAAGTTTTATGATATCTCACCTCTGATGTCTTGTTCCCTAATTCAAGATAAGACGTGGAAAACGTTTCTTGGCAAGAGGTACTTTCATTCTTCTCTTTGGCTTTGCTTCTTTGGGGAATGGGTCCGAATTTTTTTGGCATTGCAACATCCCACACAGCACTGAGAAGATTTTCAGAGCtgtagagcaaaaaatattttacttgccAACAGAAAATTCATGAAGATTGCGCTTCATTTATTACttcaaatagtttttaaaatattggatgTTAGAATAAGCAAATGTTAACCTTAAGTCATCTTCTTCCTCGTCATGGTATTGGGGCTTATTCAAAACTTGCTCAACAATTTCCCTAGTTGAAACCACCCTCCTGGATACTGCCCCCTTAGTTACTCTTCTCATCTTCAAATGACAGTCTATAATCTTGGAAGTCGGTTCTGCTACAGCCCTCTCAACTCTTTGCTCTTTTAGCTTGAACAAATCTTCGGGCAGATGGATATCTTGCTGCTGGACAAACAACATTACAGCACCTTGGAAGGTTTTCTCGACTGTCTCCCAGTCATCGAATTGGATGAGCGTTTTGCTTGGATCGAGAGTGATGTCATAAGAGGAGTAAGGACATGAGAAATTCAGCATGAAAATTGGTTGCTTAGGCTTCTTCTCCTGCTTCAGAAGTCCAGAGAGCCAATTGATCATGATTCTGTGCATTGGCGTCTTCAAAACAAGCCTATTGCAaactattaataaaattgaaggtaattttagtttcaaccAACCTTTTATTGACATAGATGAACTGAAATGACTTGTTATGGTGACCATCCAGGCTGATGAGACCGTCAACTGATAGGTTGCtcccatttgaaaatttcacttcaCGCAAGTGGTCAGCCAAAACAGGACCATGAATCTGCCTAAAAACTTCTCTCATGCTGCTGCACCTTCGACTTTCCATCAATACTTTTCCAGTGACATCATTCTTGAGAGAAAAGGAGATGTTGCAATGCACAATCGCAAGGTGCTCCATTTGGATTCGCATCTCCTCAGAATCAAAGCGCTCGTCCACTCTTTTCCTGCGCACTGGAATGTTGAACAGAAAGTCTGACACAGTGACTGTTGTGCCAGCAGAAGGTCTCTGCTCATCAGAAGGATTGATGGAAGAGGCTGCATCCTGCTCAAAGATTTTAGAGTATGTTGAACCACTGGCCAAAGCTTTGGAGACAATATCCAAACGTTTGCTGCATTTTATAATGCTGGCCAAAGCTTCTCCTCGAAAACCATACTTGTCCAATTTGTGCTTGAGGTCATTAAGGGAGTGGCATTTGCTCGTCATATACCTGGAAGGATTTGGCAATTAGATCATCTCAAAACATcacttcaaaatttgaaataacttGCCTCTCTCCCACAAATCGCAggttatttttgtcaattccATGGCCATTGTCAATAACTTGGATTTTGTACAAGCTAAAGTCAACCCTCACTGCAATACATGTTGCCCCAGCATCAATAGAGTTGCAAACCTGTAATAAAGCAACAGGTAATATTTGGTGCAAGAAACAGTGATAAAATAATGCAGatatgataattaatttatttaagtgtaCATATCTACATGTTGTAcattaatttagtaaaatagtatcgataaaaattatggATTTTAACTATCTATGTACGCCTTACAAGTTCAGAAACGCATGAAGCGAAGCTATTGACTGTTACGCTGGACCTGATCAGCGAAGTGACAGACTCAGAGAGCTTCCTAATCTCGCCAGAACACTTTCCATCAGCTCTGGATGAGGACGTCATCGTAACAACTTTACAGACTCCGTCATTGAAATCTCCGGTGTCATTCTGCAGAAATTGTGAAAGTATGTGATACATTAtatacattatttaaattatattttgtacaaAGCGTTCGAAGTAAGAAGTGAATGTGAatcggaaataaaaaaaactatctcCTACAAGCAAAAACGATTGAACGGCAGGAAATCGTGTATGaatattctaattaattcTTCTCGTCAGCAGGTCGAAGAATTCTTTAATCTTACCTACAGGAAGCGAGGGAAATCGAGCGTATCGGATGCAATTTAAGTTTTATGGAGGCTAGAGAGTTTGAAGAGAGCGAATGTTGTCCCTTTGATTGGCATTCGAGCTGATATGTTTACATTTTACTCTACCCCCACTCATGTGTCTCGAGTTCAGCTGACCAATGGGTGGTGGTTGCAACACTTGCCCGCCAAACACGATGCGCGCGAAAGGAaaggagagcaaaaaataattcgcaTCCGAGTGagaggtaaaataaaaatgatctaaTGGTTCGTGTCCGCTGCACTCGCTGCAGTATCAAGTTGAAGGTCGTAATTGCAGCCTGTGTTCCGAGACACGATTATTATGTGCATTCGTAGCGTAAAAGCTCTACTTCTCTGATAtcaaataatacacacaccGTTTAACTGCTTtcaattgagtaaaaatagcAGAGCTGCACTAGGCTCATTAGCAGTGTGTGAATGGCATATATgcgagagaagagagaaagttaatattaaattcctGTCTGCGCTCGTTGAGAATTTAGCTAGTGAAAATGGGAAATAACGATGTTGCATTCACAAAGCATAACTTACGATTAACCAGCCGAATACAATGAAACGACATAAAATTAACGAAGCTCTCTGCTTTCCTTTGAGTCTGATATGCACACAATCtaaactttaaattgaaagctCCATGTATAGCTCCTGTGCTTCGCTCTGCATGAGCTGCACAAAAGTTAAATTGAGCATTTAAAAGGGTGCGAAATATTATATGCGATTTATAAGCTTATTATCTGAATGAGGATcactgaataataaaataatatattcataGCAATGTAGtgtacaataaaataatattaatatcgTTATGCAGTAAGGGGTGCCTGCCGTTGTGTagagcttttaaataaaagaaaccaATAATGTAAATAAGCCGACTGtgcaaaaatacatatattatattgatatGGTAGAGTAAAACATAGCGTGTTAATGCATGAAATCCTTTTTCAtgtcagcaaaaatattgtatgAAGAGCAATGATGTAGTTTTGTTGGTACAATTCTCAACGACAACCTACTGTTATTTAGAAATCGCTATCAATAAATGGAacaaattacgaaaaaatactttatcaaattataatttacaataGTTTATTAAACACAGAATTTGTATAcaactaatttgaaaatataaaataaattataattcaacaaattattttttctacacTTTACAAATTGCACAAAAAGTgcaattgaatcaaaattaaaaaggtacaATTTTCCCTCTATTGGTCCCACCAGCGGCgtatcataaatataaattccagAATTAGTCGATTAATTACAGTGAGTAATTTTAATGGATTCTGGTTCAATGGATCTTGTATTTTAGTTTAAGAACCACTTACGTAGTTCGTTTGGGTATTTGTTGCATCTTGCTGCGGTTGTTTATTAGTTTAATTACATTCATGTTCCCAAACGacatttttgcataatttgctTTACTGATGGCAGAGCATTGCCCTTACCGTGACACCCGTAAGCATTGATATGTGTGTTTTAAGATGATTTCTGGTTGCGCAATTAAAGTTAAGTGCTGTAAACGAGGCAATAGTTTATAAAATTACCATAAAATGTTTTcgaataaaaagtaaaaatgtaaCAGGTTGGGGTAAAAGGCGAGTAAAAGTTGAATTTCGCCAAGAGGAGGAAATAGAAACTGTAAAAACTGGTTCGAGTATTTTAACCACAAAAAGCGCTCTTGTTCCAAAGAGAGACCAGCCCgttgaaatataaaactaaataatcaaattaatctcGGCGCGCGCTAGACAAAatcgtcaaaagaaaaagcgCAGATTAGAACGAGACTGACAGCCCTGGAGGGCCTAAGCATAAAATCGTCTCACGCACTCGAATCGCCTTTTACGAGGCTCGTTGAACTGAACAAACGCGAGAATCTGCTCGCACACGTCCCTAACAAATTTCTCTTTCTACGAGCTATATCAGTAATTAAGCGATCAATCTCTCATCGGGTGCTATTAGCCGCTTGACTCCTTTTTTACCTGCGATGACTCGATCGCTCTTGgtcatataataaaattggtcTGGTCTTCTGGAAAAAAACTGGATATTTGTATAAGAAGCCGTCTAAATGAACGGGTTTTCACTCTGGACATAATTTGACGGTGCTCCCAAAGGTCCTCTCTTGTCACTATACATACCTACTGTATCTCTTGAGCTAGAGCGTTGCTCTTGGAGGGAATGTGACCCAGATCAAGCGCAGGAAGGAAGGAAGCTCGCGTCGCTCTGCTCCATCCCCGGTATAAAAAGAGCCGGGCCCTCCCGGTTGTCGTTCACTCTCGCTATGACTTCGCTTAAAGTACGTACTCGCTCTCATTGCGGTTCTTTCGCCTCAGAGCTCTATACGCTCTGAAAAAAGCTTCCAGTCTTTAAGAAGTGTAAATCCCAACTAATTTTTCGAAATCTTCGCAGATATCAGCCGCAGTCCTGTTGCTGGCAACAGCAGCCTGTGCTCAGTTAGGAGGCGGCAAAGGCGGTGTCGGAGAACAACAAGGATATGGACATGGAGGATACTATCatgtaagtaaaaaatattttagtttaagagaagtttgttttcaaataatttttaaactatcataatttttaaactatagtTTTCATACTGAATCCATGGTTTTTATTATGacgaaaaatccaaaaatgatttaaatctctatttaaataaaatttaactttggcTCAACCTGTTCTTCATACACAAAGAGGAAAGCCGTTgcattattttcctattttaattaaacagcctgtgagtaattttttatttaaaaaaatatattttatgttgaAACTCTTGaccaaatagaaaatattgatttagcTAAATCGCACtcaattaattatgtaatttttccattttacgaCTTCCCCATAGTAATTATTATGAAGTGGTGGaccgatattttattttgcctcgCAGCAATCACTTTTGATGGAAACAAAAACTGGTTTATCTGCTCTTCCACTAATTATCTTGTATGCTTCTGGGAAATTTCACCTTCGTTCTTTTACGAGACCACATTTTTATACAAAGGTCTCTCTGTGTATCGAAAAATATCAAGCCACTTTCGTCAACTTTCCAATCCAGAATATTTTCACCTCTTCATCTGATCTcctctaaataaatatctgaAATTTACAGACTCCTCACTACAACTACGAGTACGGTGTTACTGATACTAAGACCGGTGACAGCAAGAGGCATAAGGAGACTCGTGAGGGTGACAGCACCCACGGCGAGTACAGCTTCACTGAGTCCGACGGCACTGTGCGCACTGTGAAGTACCAAGTGAACGGCAAGAGCGGCTTCGTCGCAACTGTCTCGCACTCTGGTCACAGCAAGCACCCTGCCCAGTACACCCAATACTATAACGCGCCAGCCGTGAAACAGGAGGAGCAGCCCGCTAAGCCCATTGTCCTCCAGGACAATGAGGACAATGTTGTCCCTGTGGCCGTAGCACCCGCTCCAGCCCATTTCACTCAGGCTTGGgccgcgcagcagcagcaagagcaTGTCCCGCAGCAACAACATGTCCCGCAGCAACCACAAATCCCTCTGCAGCAGTACGTCCCTCAGTACCAATACGTTCctcagcaacagcagcagcattaCGTCCCTGAGGTCGCCGCGCCTGCCCCTGCTAACGCTGGCAACCGAGAGATTTACGGAGTCCCGCTGAGGTACCTTCCTCCTCCATCTGCTGCCCCCGCTCCTGTCCATGACGGAAGCAGCCAGCAGGTCCCGAGTGGAGTGCCCGCCCAGCAACATGGACAGTATGCCCTGCAGGGTGCTGGATACTACAATGTCGGCGATAACAAGAATAACGGTCAGCTTTCCTTGAACGGCCCTGATGTCGCTTCTCTTTTTGCTGCTTATGAACAGGCTGGGTTTGGATATGGAAAGGGTGTCGTAGCTCAGGGTGGTTTGGGAGGCGCTCAGGGTGGTTTGGCTGGTGTTCAGGGTGGTCTCCATAACAGTTACGGGTTGGGAGGTAGCTCTTACGAAATCGCTGAAAATGACGCTTCCGGGGAGAAGGACAAGGAGGAGACCCCAGTGAGAGCTCCTGTCAAGGGGCAAACCGTTCAGGGAGGCCAAGAAGTTGCTCAGGGTCTGGGAGCTTTGAATGGATACGGAAAAGGAGGATTGACCCTAGCGACCTTTGGCAACGCTCAGAAGGAGTTTGGGCAGGGCGCTATTGCTGCGCAAAGCGCAGATTTTGGAAATATCAAGGGAGCGGGGTTGGAAGGATTTGGAGGAAATTATGGAGGCTATCAATTTTCGCAGGCAGAACTTGCTAAGGCTCTAGAGGGATACGAAGGACTCAAGGGAGCAGGACAGTTTTCATTTGACGGTGCTAAAGATGGGTATGCGGGCTTCAGCAAGAGCCTCAATGGTTTCAGACCTATTTTGAATGGCAAGGGTTCCTATGGTGGTTTGGACGAATACGCAGGGTTCCAAGCTGACGCCCCCAAGGCTGAAGTGGTCAAGAGTAGACCCGTCCCTATTGTTAAAAGTGTGAGGTATATACCTGCAGTCAAAATACCAAAGGTTCTTAGACCAGTCACTCTCATCCAccattaaatcattattttccatCACTCCCAATTCCTCTTCGcgaattcacaaaatttgcatagctGCAGATGTCTTCCAACACTTGAATCCTGTGGATTTCCTTCCTGTCGTTCACTTGTTAATGCAAGGGATTCCAGGGTGCGTTAACTTA
This window encodes:
- the LOC135938911 gene encoding AT-rich interactive domain-containing protein 1B-like; the encoded protein is MTSLKISAAVLLLATAACAQLGGGKGGVGEQQGYGHGGYYHTPHYNYEYGVTDTKTGDSKRHKETREGDSTHGEYSFTESDGTVRTVKYQVNGKSGFVATVSHSGHSKHPAQYTQYYNAPAVKQEEQPAKPIVLQDNEDNVVPVAVAPAPAHFTQAWAAQQQQEHVPQQQHVPQQPQIPLQQYVPQYQYVPQQQQQHYVPEVAAPAPANAGNREIYGVPLRYLPPPSAAPAPVHDGSSQQVPSGVPAQQHGQYALQGAGYYNVGDNKNNGQLSLNGPDVASLFAAYEQAGFGYGKGVVAQGGLGGAQGGLAGVQGGLHNSYGLGGSSYEIAENDASGEKDKEETPVRAPVKGQTVQGGQEVAQGLGALNGYGKGGLTLATFGNAQKEFGQGAIAAQSADFGNIKGAGLEGFGGNYGGYQFSQAELAKALEGYEGLKGAGQFSFDGAKDGYAGFSKSLNGFRPILNGKGSYGGLDEYAGFQADAPKAEVVKSRPVPIVKSVRYIPAVKIPKVLRPVTLIHH